AGGCGACGTTCGGCGGTCAGCTGGCTGACCACCTGCTGGTCGCGCCGCGCCGTCAGATACCCGCGCTCGGCAACATAATTGCGGCCTTCGACCTGTTCGACCCGGTCCAGCGTGATCGTGAGTTGGCGGATGTCGAGATGCTGCCCCGGCATCAGGAAAGCGCTGGTCTCCTGCTTCCAGGCACTGACGCCGGTGATGGCGAAGACCACGACGGCCAGGCCGAAATGGGCGACCGCCATGCCCCATATGCCCAGCGGCAGACGCGCCATGCGGGCCAGTGAGGCCGCGAAGGCGATCTCGCCCAGCTTGAAACGCTTGGCCAGGTCGATCACCACACCGACCGCGACCCAGACCGCCAAGGCTGTTCCCAGAGCCCCCGCAATCAGTCCCCGGTCGGCGATCCACAGGGCGGCCACACCACCGGCAATTGCGGCAATGGCGGCGGGCGCGAGATCGCGCAGGACCGGCATCAGCTTGCCGCGCTTCCAGGCCAGCAGGCCGGAGATCGGTACCAGCACCAAAAGCGCGCCCAGCATCGGATTGAAGGTATTGTTGTAGAAGGGTGCCCCGACCGTCACGGTCTCATTGCTGACCGTGGTGATGAAGAGCGGGTAGAAGGTGCCAAAGAAAACCAGCCCGCATGCCGCGGCCAACACCAGATTGTTGATCAGCAACAGGCTCTCCCGGCTGACTGCCGAAAACACGCCGGTCGGTTTGAGCAGGCCCGCTCGCAGACCGTAGATCAGCAGAGATCCGCCGATCAGCGCGACCAGGATGGCGAGGATGAACACGCCGCGCTCCGGATCGACGGCAAAGGCATGCACCGAGGTGATGATGCCGGAGCGCACCAGGAAGGTCCCGGCCATCGACAGGGCGAAGGTCATCAGGGCCAGCAGGATGGTCCAGGCCTTCAGCGTGTCACGCTTTTCCATCACCCGCAGCGAGTGGATGAAGGCGGTTCCTGCCAGCCATGGCATCAGGGAGGCGTTCTCGACCGGATCCCAGGCCCACCAGCCGCCCCAGCCGAGCTCGTAATAGGCCCAGCTGGCGCCCAGCGCGATGCCGATGGTGAGGAAGGTCCAGGCGGTCAGCGCCCAGGGCCGCACGATCCGCGCCCAGCGTGCATCGACGCGGCCGTCGATCAACGCCGCAACGGCAAAGGAGAAGGTAATCGAGAAGCCGACATAGCCGGCGTAGAGCATCGGTGGATGCGAGGCGAGACCGGGATCCTGCAGCAGCGGATTGAGGTCCTGGCCGTTCTCCGGCCCCGGCCACAGGCGAGCGAACGGGTTGGAGGTGAACAGCAAAAAGGCCGTAAAGGCCGCCGTAATCAGCGATTGCACGGCAAAGGTCAGCGAGATCAGCCGCGCCTCGACCGGCTTGGCTGACCAGGCCAGCGCTGCCGTATAGCCGGTAAGGATCAGCCCCCACAGAAGCATCGAGCCTTCATGATTGCCCCAGACGCCGGTGATTTTATACAGCATCGGCTTGTCGGTGTGCGAGTTCTCGGCGACCACCAGCGCGGTAAAGTCCGAGGTCGCGAACAACACCGTCAGACAGGCAAAGGCGGCCAGCACCAGCACGAATTGGGCAATCGCCCCGGCACGGGCAAACCCGTGCACCACCGCGTCCCGTGTGCGCAGTCCCGCAAACAGGGCCAGCGACTGGAACAGCGCCACCACAAAGGCAAGGATGAGGGCAAACTGCCCGAGTTCAGCAATCATGCCGCCGACTTGTTACGGGATGGCGCCAAGGTCAAGGCGCGAGGTGTCGCAGGGAGGGTGTCACACAGCCGCCCTCACCCGCCCGAACCACAGGATCAACAGGGCCGGAACCCACGGAAACACCCGCTCGAACGGGTCGCCGGGCAACTGCGCCCACTGGGCCGCGACAGCGCCGGGGCCGCTGAGCGTTGAGGCGTCCAGCGCGCCCATGGCATTGAAGAATACCGTCAGCCCGAAACCGATGATCATCGCGGCGAGCACGGCCAAGTGTCCGGACTGGACGCCCACCACCCGCATCACGATGACCGGGCCGAAGGCGGCGCCCAGCGCGGCCCAGGCGAAGAGGACGCGGGCGAAAATGGTTGATGGCAGGGCCAGCGTCATCCACACGGCGATCAGGGCAATGGCGACCATCACGATCCGCGAGACGGTGACCTCCTGCCCCCTGAACCGGCGCGCCACGCCCAGATCCCGGCTGACCGCGGAGGCGGCGACGAGCAGGATGGAGTCGACCGTCGACATGACGGCGGAGAGGACGGCGGCGATCACCAGACCGCCGACGATCGGTGGCAGATAATCCCGGGCGACCTGGTAGAAGA
The window above is part of the Maricaulis maris MCS10 genome. Proteins encoded here:
- a CDS encoding heme lyase CcmF/NrfE family subunit, which produces MIAELGQFALILAFVVALFQSLALFAGLRTRDAVVHGFARAGAIAQFVLVLAAFACLTVLFATSDFTALVVAENSHTDKPMLYKITGVWGNHEGSMLLWGLILTGYTAALAWSAKPVEARLISLTFAVQSLITAAFTAFLLFTSNPFARLWPGPENGQDLNPLLQDPGLASHPPMLYAGYVGFSITFSFAVAALIDGRVDARWARIVRPWALTAWTFLTIGIALGASWAYYELGWGGWWAWDPVENASLMPWLAGTAFIHSLRVMEKRDTLKAWTILLALMTFALSMAGTFLVRSGIITSVHAFAVDPERGVFILAILVALIGGSLLIYGLRAGLLKPTGVFSAVSRESLLLINNLVLAAACGLVFFGTFYPLFITTVSNETVTVGAPFYNNTFNPMLGALLVLVPISGLLAWKRGKLMPVLRDLAPAAIAAIAGGVAALWIADRGLIAGALGTALAVWVAVGVVIDLAKRFKLGEIAFAASLARMARLPLGIWGMAVAHFGLAVVVFAITGVSAWKQETSAFLMPGQHLDIRQLTITLDRVEQVEGRNYVAERGYLTARRDQQVVSQLTAERRLYPVRGMSTTESAIHARATGDLYVTIGQPSPEHGWPVHVYLYPFAMWLWIGSAVLGLGGLLSIADRGRRSLVAKAAPVQAKEAGR